The DNA segment CTGCAATGAGAAGTTGCCAACGCTGAAGATTATTTGCCATTTTCATAACTTCCTAATATTAACAACCCTATGACTTCGACATCAAACAAATCACAGCTTGCTATCATCTTTTTCACTGTTTTCCTGTATTTAGTAGGCTTTGGTGTAGTCATCCCTATTCTTCCAATTTTAAGCCGAAACTTTGGCGCAACTGCTTTGCAAACCGGTTTGTTATTATCCGTCTATTCACTAATGCAGTTCTTATTTTCTCCGTTTTGGGGAAGACTGAGTGACCGCTTAGGACGCCGACCCATCTTATTGTTCTGTCTTCTGGGTGAAGGACTTTCCTACATCGCGTTTGCCATGGCTCGCAGCTTAGAATGGCTTTTCGTGGCTCGTATCTTGGCGGGTTTCTTTGGCGCAAGCTTATCGACGGCTTCAGCTTACATCTCGGACATCACTCCAAAACATGAGCGCTCTAAAGGCATGGCCTTGATTGGTGCCGCCTTTGGATTGGGATTCGTTGTAGGCCCTGCGTTAGGCGGAGGCTTAGCAGTATGGGGTCACTCGATTTCTGCAGAACCACACTTCGACACTTCTTTTTCCGCATACTGGGTCGCGGCCTTGTGTTTTGCCAACTTGCTTTTCGGCATCAAATTCTTGAAAGAATCTTTATCTGATAAGAGCGAATCAGCTGAAAAGAAAAAAAGATTCTCGGTGATGTGGCATTACTTAAATGTCAAAACTGTGGGCGCATTGATGACCGTTTTCTTAT comes from the Bdellovibrio bacteriovorus genome and includes:
- a CDS encoding MFS transporter, which produces MTSTSNKSQLAIIFFTVFLYLVGFGVVIPILPILSRNFGATALQTGLLLSVYSLMQFLFSPFWGRLSDRLGRRPILLFCLLGEGLSYIAFAMARSLEWLFVARILAGFFGASLSTASAYISDITPKHERSKGMALIGAAFGLGFVVGPALGGGLAVWGHSISAEPHFDTSFSAYWVAALCFANLLFGIKFLKESLSDKSESAEKKKRFSVMWHYLNVKTVGALMTVFLLASFAMSSMEATLILYMGEKFQWDIKQVSFGFAYIGVIIVFTQGFLVRRLLPKWGERKVLRLGLTLFAMGLTTIAISNSIGMMAVAMTLLSLGNGLSNPSILGSVSLLTDSKEQGVTMGVTQSMASLGRIIGPAFGGFLYGAVTITAPFWASGALAFAGLAIVLYIYRFIPEHGRVG